A part of Candida albicans SC5314 chromosome 2, complete sequence genomic DNA contains:
- the PPE1 gene encoding carboxylesterase-mitochondrial 37S ribosomal protein YmS2 (Protein similar to S. cerevisiae Ppe1p; shows genetic interaction with some genes involved in diploid filamentous growth and haploid invasive growth in S. cerevisiae): protein MSELHKAFLRRIKEQETALGLSGLVDEDDIPEPAVMPPTGNSSSTANTEDETILRDYKQFKETNFIQEFYENELGHKFKTYYKPSKKPGSILFCHHGAGSSSMTFGNLVNHIEDESVGIFLFDTRGHGESVATSDFSLDTLVQDVSFVLEQFSSKHQQTSIFLLGHSLGGAVLAKYSTLYPSDILKGLILLDIVEEAAVQSLNAMPSFIARRPLSFPSLSKAISWHMNFLLFNEKSARLSVPDLFTDKLTWITDLNATQPYWQTWFSGLSENFLGFKGPKLLMLSTHESLDKQLMIGQMQGKYQLVVFKNNEKSGHFVHEDLPNHVAVCLTDYIKRAVAPEIFMKEDLGVVPKWGGKINK from the coding sequence ATGTCAGAACTACATAAAGCATTCCTTAGAAGAATAAAAGAACAAGAGACGGCTTTGGGATTGTCCGGCTTAGTAGATGAAGATGACATACCAGAACCTGCTGTTATGCCGCCGACTGGCAATAGCAGCTCCACTGCAAACACTGAAGACGAGACAATCTTAAGAGATTACaaacaattcaaagaaACCAATTTTATACAAGAATTTTATGAAAATGAGTTAGGTCACAAGTTTAAAACGTATTACAAACCTTCAAAGAAACCTGGATCAATACTTTTCTGTCACCATGGGGCTGGTTCTTCGTCTATGACTTTTGGAAACTTGGTGAATCACATTGAAGATGAGTCTGTGggaatatttttatttgatacCAGAGGCCATGGAGAAAGTGTGGCAACATCCGATTTTTCCCTAGATACATTGGTACAAGATGTATCGTTTGTATTGGAACAATTCAGTTCAAAACATCAGCAGACATCGATATTTTTATTGGGCCACTCATTAGGGGGTGCAGTTTTGGCAAAATATTCTACATTATATCCTAGCGATATTCTCAAGGGGTTAATATTATTGGATATTGTAGAGGAAGCAGCAGTGCAATCACTCAATGCAATGCCCCTGTTTATTGCTAGAAGACCACTCCTGTTTCCCTCGCTATCTAAAGCTATTCTGTGGCAtatgaattttttgttattcaatgaaaaatcTGCTAGACTATCAGTGCCTGATTTGTTCACCGACAAGTTGACCTGGATAACCGATTTAAATGCTACCCAACCTTATTGGCAGACCTGGTTTTCTGGATTATCTGAGAACTTTTTGGGTTTTAAAGGGCCCAAACTCTTGATGCTTTCTACACATGAAAGTCTAGATAAGCAATTAATGATTGGACAAATGCAGggaaaatatcaattggtAGTCTTCAAGAATAACGAAAAGTCTGGGCATTTTGTTCATGAGGATTTACCTAATCACGTTGCCGTGTGTCTTACAGATTATATAAAACGAGCTGTTGCGCCAGAAATATTTATGAAAGAAGATTTGGGAGTTGTTCCCAAATGGGGAGGTAAAATAAACAAGTAG
- a CDS encoding glutamine-dependent NAD(+) synthetase (Putative glutamine-dependent NAD synthetase, involved in NAD salvage pathway): MGNYITVATCNLNQWALDFEGNRDRIFESIKEAKRQGAKLRVGPELEVCGYGCLDHFAENDLYRHSWEVYGEILSNPETHGILLDIGIPIIHKSIKYNCRIISYNGKILLIRPKIYLANDGNYREMRYFTGWNRPKYHEEYQLPKFISKITGQARVPFGDCIVQTLETRLGCETCEELFTPESPHIAMALDGVEIFTNSSGSHHELRKLDTRLKLITEATKKCGGIYLYANQKGCDGDRLYYDGCASIIVNGNVLAQASQFSLKDVEVISATVDLDDVRAYRNQKSASVQAVNQSEKFKVIYTDVELSPSDYVFDHSIIPSKPQPIKYHTPEEEIALGPACWLWDYLRRSKCGGYFLPLSGGIDSCATAVIVHSMCRLVVEAIPNDEQVLKDIQAITHDEGFVPKTPQDIAQRIFYTSFMGTENSSKETRSRSKELASKIGSYHVDLNMDNLVTSVVSLFEVATGKKPIFKIFGGSNTENLALQNIQARLRMVLSYLFAQLLPWTRGKNVPGLLVLGSANVDECLRGYLTKYDCSSADINPIGGISKTDLKRFIAWAEKNFDLPILHEFLTATPTAELEPITKDYVQSDEIDMGMTYDELSRFGTLRKVDKCGPLAMFIKLYHEWSQPPYNLSAKQIAEKVKRFWFFYAINRHKMTTMTPAYHAEQYSPDDNRFDLRPFLINPRFPHASKKIDELVEEIEKRQHEIDSSNKSVD; the protein is encoded by the coding sequence ATGGGTAACTATATCACTGTTGCCACTTGTAACTTAAACCAATGGGCTTTAGACTTTGAAGGTAACAGAGATAGAATTTTTGAATCTATCAAAGAGGCCAAGAGACAAGGTGCAAAATTGAGGGTAGGTCCGGAGTTGGAAGTCTGTGGTTATGGATGCCTCGATCATTTTGCTGAGAATGATTTATATCGTCACAGTTGGGAAGTTTACGGAGAGATTTTGTCCAATCCTGAAACTCATGGGATTTTATTAGACATTGGTATACCAATTATCcacaaatcaatcaaatataattgTAGAATCATTTCGTACAATGGCAAAATCTTATTGATAAGACCCAAGATATATTTGGCCAATGATGGAAACTATAGAGAAATGAGATACTTTACTGGTTGGAATAGACCCAAATACCACGAAGAATATCAATTGCCAAAATTCATTAGTAAAATTACTGGTCAAGCTAGAGTTCCATTTGGTGATTGCATTGTTCAAACTTTAGAAACCAGATTAGGATGCGAGACTTGTGAGGAATTGTTTACACCAGAATCACCCCATATTGCCATGGCTTTAGACGGAGTAGAAATATTCACCAATTCCAGTGGATCTCATCATGAGTTGAGAAAGTTGGATACCAGATTAAAGTTGATCACTGAAGCAACCAAGAAATGTGGCggtatttatttatatgcCAATCAAAAAGGGTGTGATGGAGATAGATTATATTATGACGGATGTGCAAGTATTATTGTGAATGGTAACGTGTTGGCCCAGGCATCGCAATTTTCTTTGAAAGATGTCGAGGTCATAAGTGCTACAGTAGATTTGGATGACGTTAGAGCTTatagaaatcaaaaatctGCCAGTGTACAAGCGGTTAATCAACTGGAAAAATTCAAAGTTATTTACACGGATGTGGAATTATCTCCAAGTGATTATGTATTTGATCATTCAATCATACCATCGAAACCACAACCAATCAAGTATCATACacctgaagaagaaattgctCTTGGGCCAGCATGTTGGTTATGGGACTACTTGCGAAGATCTAAATGTGGTGGATATTTTTTACCATTAAGTGGAGGTATCGATTCCTGTGCCACTGCAGTTATTGTTCACCTGATGTGCAGATTGGTCGTAGAGGCAATTCCTAATGATGAACAAGTGTTGAAGGATATTCAAGCAATTACTCACGACGAAGGATTTGTACCAAAGACACCACAAGATATCGCCCAACGCATTTTTTACACTTCATTCATGGGTACTGAAAACTCGTCGAAAGAAACTAGATCAAGAAGTAAAGAATTGGCTTCAAAGATTGGCTCATATCACGTTGACTTGAACATGGACAACTTGGTCACTTCAGTTGTTTCTCTTTTCGAAGTTGCTACTGGGAAGAAACCAATATTCAAGATATTTGGAGGATCAAATACAGAAAATTTGGCTTTACAAAATATCCAGGCAAGATTACGAATGGTTTTGAGTTATCTTTTTGCCCAATTGTTACCATGGACTAGAGGTAAAAATGTCCCTGGTTTACTAGTTTTGGGCAGTGCCAACGTTGATGAATGTTTACGTGGATATTTGACAAAATATGATTGCTCATCTGCTGATATCAATCCAATTGGAGGTATTTCTAAAACTGATTTAAAGAGATTTATTGCCTGGGCCgagaaaaattttgacTTACCAATATTGCACGAGTTTTTAACTGCCACACCAACGGCTGAGTTAGAACCAATCACCAAAGATTATGTTCAAAGTGACGAGATTGACATGGGAATGACTTACGACGAGTTATCGAGATTTGGTACTTTACGTAAAGTCGACAAGTGTGGCCCATTAGCAATGTTTATAAAATTGTATCATGAATGGTCTCAACCTCCTTACAATTTGAGTGCTAAACAAATTGCCGAAAAAGTGAAACGTTTCTGGTTTTTCTATGCAATTAATAGACATAAAATGACTACCATGACACCAGCATACCACGCTGAACAATATTCACCTGACGACAATAGATTTGATTTGCGACCATTTTTAATCAATCCTAGATTCCCACATGCCAGTAAGAAAATCGACGAATTGGTTGAAGAAATCGAAAAGAGACAACATGAAATAGATTCTAGCAATAAAAGTGTAGATTAA
- a CDS encoding uncharacterized protein (S. pombe ortholog SPCC576.01c is a predicted sulfonate dioxygenase; possibly transcriptionally regulated upon hyphal formation; Spider biofilm induced) codes for MHKDSLVVTPLADAPFGCSIELPSYCQNDPSLLNDEDFAKLDDAVQRHCVVLIPDQVELSPKSQYNLTKRFDPTIPEPKDTSGGYGHGKEFRHDQSVLKKDGCSVKSQPQVQILGQGTFSPDEPGNENGETINLTHPSHTTFHHTPLTEDQIKNKDQTRFYRWHIDSALYDLSPPKVTTLLGIRIPPTEYQKVVYEDDGSELKLARGATCFFSGAQAFKNLSEEDKEFALNTTVEYAPHPYIFISSAKATWDGLTMVSEGKERDFKDLPEWEESNVKKLPMVWTNPVTKEHHLQVHGCCLYKLHTKKADGSIETLELKEAREKAHKFLRPAIAPEQIYAHAWKQGDLVIFGNRQVTHSVVSELAHLGEAGKRLMHQCNIASGKDPITVI; via the coding sequence ATGCACAAAGATTCTTTAGTTGTTACTCCTTTAGCTGACGCTCCATTTGGCtgttcaattgaattaccAAGCTATTGTCAAAACGATCCCTCTCTTttgaatgatgaagattttgCCAAGCTTGATGATGCTGTTCAAAGGCATTGTGTTGTTCTTATTCCTGACCAAGTAGAATTGTCTCCAAAATCTCAATACAATTTAACAAAACGATTTGATCCAACAATCCCAGAGCCAAAAGATACAAGCGGTGGTTATGGTCATGGTAAAGAGTTTAGACATGATCAGTCTGTTTTGAAGAAAGATGGTTGCTCTGTGAAATCTCAACCACAAGTCCAAATTTTGGGTCAAGGAACCTTCTCTCCAGATGAACCAGGTAATGAAAACGGGgaaacaattaatttgaCTCATCCTTCTCATACTACATTCCACCATACACCTTTGACTGAAgatcaaattaaaaacaaagacCAAACCAGATTTTATAGATGGCATATTGATAGTGCCTTGTACGATTTGTCTCCTCCAAAAGTTACTACTTTGTTAGGTATTAGAATCCCTCCTACAGAATACCAAAAAGTTGTTTATGAAGATGATGGAAGCGAATTGAAGCTTGCCAGGGGTGCAACTTGTTTTTTCAGTGGGGCTCAAGCTTTCAAGAATTTGagtgaagaagataaagaaTTTGCTTTAAACACCACTGTTGAATATGCCCCACATCCgtatatatttatatccTCTGCTAAGGCAACTTGGGATGGTTTGACAATGGTATCAGAGGGGAAAGAGCGTGATTTCAAAGATTTGCCAGAATGGGAAGAGTCCAATGTCAAGAAATTGCCAATGGTATGGACAAATCCAGTAACCAAGGAACATCATTTACAAGTGCATGGATGCTGTTTATATAAATTGCACACCAAGAAAGCTGATGGATCAATAGAAActttagaattgaaagaagCTAGAGAAAAAGCTCATAAGTTTTTGAGACCAGCAATCGCTCCTGAACAAATTTATGCCCATGCTTGGAAACAAGGTGATTTAGTTATTTTTGGAAATAGACAAGTTACCCATTCAGTTGTTTCTGAACTAGCACATTTGGGAGAAGCTGGTAAAAGATTGATGCACCAATGTAATATTGCCAGTGGCAAAGATCCTATAACTGTTATTTAG
- the SMP2 gene encoding phosphatidate phosphatase (Putative Mg2+-dependent phosphatidate phosphatase; transcript regulated by Nrg1) → MQYVGKVGGYVYNQWNSLNPATLSGAIDVIVIEHPDGTLHTSPWHIRFGKFQIIKPSQKKIDLYVNDIKTNLPMKLGDGGEAHFVFEVDDKNHALSHSVLTSPIISPVSSPGSSPVSTAAEPLDDLDLNENTNVEERIKLSDIPSPRSKSPTPSLKTKKAFENAKKITQKLNIPTKFDLNGDLVIDLDGYKPNSQKNIENSDELFQKIFFEEIEGEYSQGEKIKAWEQFISRDENGHYRISNTGEFEGSEMEDDSTAPTTLTTATTTSLNTFSTTSSDSDKTYFKTLRLTSDQLSKMNLHYGENSLKFKASDGNSQVTANLYLWKSTTPIVISDIDGTITKSDALGHVLNLIGRDWTHPGVASLFQEIRQNGYNIVYLTARSVGQADTTRQYLQGVNQDGIKLPPGPVILSPDRTFAALRREVVLKKPEVFKMACLSDIKNLFFEPIEGNEDDNDDDHTPFYAGFGNRITDAISYRSVHIPSHRIFTINPNGEVHMELLELAGYKSSYLHIGELVDQFFPPIRQVSSISSYWNNAQWNDYMQNHRTPSPLGSPRSPGSPRSVMEDFKTDEKFNDVNYWREPLDLDNLTDSDDDVQGLKQAVSEKNDISVKKNEKLSHGLILNQEKEHNNNPELLEKSRSRASTIERPTSGSSFTSPLKSFMMFGKKKDNSKDDDSDYGNEQLADGKLTEEDMEVDDVDIDEEDDDDYTDDDYDEDDYDEDEDDDYEDEEDDEEDDYDDYDDDEEIDEIIVPDSPLLDIDEDNKSGSNSKELSAEDVEKLRI, encoded by the coding sequence ATGCAATACGTTGGAAAAGTAGGTGGTTATGTTTACAACCAATGGAACTCATTAAACCCAGCCACATTATCCGGAGCAATTGATGTTATAGTTATAGAGCATCCCGATGGGACATTACACACGTCTCCTTGGCATATTCGATTTGgtaaatttcaaataatcaaaccatcacagaaaaaaattgatctaTATGTCAATGACATCAAGACTAATTTGCCGATGAAATTGGGTGATGGAGGCGAGGCccattttgtttttgaggTTGATGACAAGAACCATGCCTTATCGCACAGTGTGTTGACTTCGCCAATCATCTCGCCAGTATCGTCACCGGGATCTTCACCAGTTAGTACAGCTGCAGAGCCATTGGACgatttggatttgaatGAAAACACCAATGTCGAAGaaagaatcaaattgaGTGATATCCCTAGTCCAAGATCAAAGAGTCCTACACCATCTttgaaaaccaaaaaagcGTTTGAAAAcgccaaaaaaattacccAGAAATTAAACATACCTACCAAGTTTGATTTAAACGGTGATTTGGTTATTGATTTGGATGGATATAAACCCAATTCACAAAagaatattgaaaattcagATGAATTGTTCCAGAAGATCTTTTTCgaagaaattgaaggtGAATATTCTCAAGGTGAGAAAATTAAAGCGTGGGAACAGTTTATAAGTAGAGATGAGAATGGGCATTATAGAATATCTAATACTGGTGAGTTTGAAGGTAGTGAAATGGAGGATGATTCGACTGCACCAACTACACTCACTACAGCGACCACAACTTCGCTAAACACATTTTCTACAACATCTTCTGATTCTGACAAGACATACTTTAAAACACTCAGGTTGACATCTGATCAATTATCGAAGATGAATTTGCACTATGGGGAAAACTCACTTAAATTTAAAGCTAGTGATGGGAATTCTCAAGTTACCGCCAACCTTTATCTCTGGAAATCGACTACACCGATAGTTATATCCGATATAGATGGTACCATTACCAAATCAGATGCATTAGGACATGTGTTGAACTTGATTGGCCGTGATTGGACCCACCCTGGTGTTGCTAGTTTGTTTCAAGAAATTCGTCAAAATGGGTACAATATTGTATATTTAACTGCTAGATCCGTCGGCCAGGCTGACACAACAAGACAGTATTTGCAAGGTGTTAATCAAGATGGAATCAAATTACCTCCTGGTCCAGTGATATTGAGTCCCGATAGAACGTTTGCTGCATTGCGTCGTGAAGTGGTATTAAAGAAGCCCGAAGTGTTTAAAATGGCATGTCTTTCTGACATTAAAAACTTGTTTTTTGAACCAATTGAAGGTAACgaagatgataatgatgatgatcaCACTCCATTTTATGCTGGATTTGGTAATAGAATCACTGATGCTATTAGTTACAGATCTGTGCATATACCCCTGCATCGTATTTTCACAATAAACCCTAATGGTGAAGTTCATATGGaattattggaattggCAGGTTACAAGTCATCGTATTTGCATATTGGTGAATTGgttgatcaatttttccCACCTATTAGACAAGTCAGTTCGATTTCATCGTATTGGAATAACGCTCAATGGAATGATTATATGCAAAACCATCGTACACCATCTCCTCTTGGATCTCCAAGGTCACCAGGGTCACCAAGGAGTGTTATGGAAGATTTTAAAACGGATGAGAAATTTAATGATGTTAATTATTGGCGTGAACCTTTAGatcttgataatttaacAGATAGTGACGATGATGTACAAGGTTTAAAACAGGCAGTTTCTGAAAAGAATGACATTTCGGTGAagaagaatgaaaaattgagtcatggattgattttaaatcaGGAGAAAGagcataataataatccagAATTGCTTGAGAAATCAAGAAGTAGAGCATCTACGATTGAAAGACCAACTTCTGGTTCTTCATTTACATCACCATTGAAAAGTTTTATGATGTTTGGTaagaaaaaagataatagcaaagatgatgattctGACTATGGTAATGAACAGTTGGCAGATGGCAAGCTTACTGAAGAGGACATGGAAGTCGATGAcgttgatattgatgaggAAGACGACGATGATTATACTGATGATGACTATGATGAggatgattatgatgaagatgaagatgatgactACGAGGACGAAGAAGATGACGAAGAggatgattatgatgattatgatgatgatgaagaaatcgATGAAATTATAGTCCCTGACTCGCCGTTATTGGACATTGATGAAGACAATAAGTCTGGTAGTAACTCAAAAGAATTAAGTGCAGAAGATGTTGAGAAATTGCGTATATAG
- the BMT5 gene encoding Bmt5p (Putative beta-mannosyltransferase involved in beta-1,2-mannosylation of phospholipomannan; 9-member family includes Bmt1, Bmt2, Bmt3, and Bmtp with roles in mannosylation of cell wall phosphopeptidomannan; Spider biofilm induced) translates to MVQKQYRFAPKSIFTFVFLCFVAIVVIISTSSLVQVEESLDPIEVSDEIKKHDRKVVIFPSNFQSANNKLADFLTEAFGQRLNKGDIVYKNRDTYELPQTVYTWNTIDLFQSIGEKDNLKCEKIPLNFEISKIYNKNADLYKILRDFKNENSFYYKEVSVFFPDLGKQLRERTIEKHWFQLIGSSVWLEQYGVHLMISRVIYTKTGNKVQPVISLSYVQAFDRNWTELKNVTLVVPDSGKAKFKTVSYPSFIPIPVYHNVNQQRGKFYGVEDPRIMLVKNKEGYEEPLIVYNSFNRSPPNANYLEEIKNLVKLDTYRSIFMAWIWRTQLGKSNVGSSLPDLATTDDHKYVKVKELSLPNKKRPKTEKNWTPFVIYEDQKKQGYDSHLYFIYSFQDLSILKCSLWDAGNCIWEYRMNNKKTKISELRGGTELMNVNQLLDKYNFAGLETVKDQFKGKEVWISFARAALSKCGCGSKMYRPNFTVLVKQGGRFQLSFVSSYMDFGVPILPWAKGKGLCNGKNLLIPNGISNWVLAKDEGGGFQDYMTLSLSRSDSTVDIIHMKGILKSILSEYLLQTNRDVLNNNAIHCALLESESYCKSYAENYRAHLKRWQN, encoded by the coding sequence ATGGTTCAAAAGCAGTACCGATTTGCCCCAAAGTCAATATTCACATTTGTGTTTCTATGTTTTGTTGCAATAGTTGTCATAATATCCACATCATCTTTAGTGCAGGTTGAAGAATCGTTAGATCCAATCGAAGTATCAGATGAAATTAAGAAGCATGATAGAAAAGTAGTCATTTTCCCAAGCAATTTCCAATCtgctaataataaattggcCGATTTTTTAACAGAAGCATTTGGACAAAGGCTTAATAAAGGCGATATAGTGTACAAAAATCGAGATACTTACGAGCTACCGCAAACAGTGTATACTTGGAATACTATCGATTtgtttcaatcaattggtGAAAAAGATAACTTGAAATGTGAAAAAATACctttaaattttgaaatcagCAAGATATACAACAAAAATGCAGATTTATACAAAATACTTCGagattttaaaaatgaaaatagtTTTTACTATAAAGAAGTTTCAGTGTTTTTTCCAGATTTAGGAAAACAACTACGAGAACGTACCATTGAAAAACATTGGTTTCAGTTAATAGGCTCGTCTGTTTGGCTTGAACAGTATGGTGTTCACTTAATGATATCAAGAGTCATATATACCAAGACGGGTAACAAGGTACAACCAGTTATATCGTTGTCATATGTTCAGGCGTTTGATCGTAATTGGacagaattgaaaaatgtaaCTTTAGTTGTACCAGATAGCGGTAAGGCAAAGTTCAAGACGGTCTCGTATCCGTCGTTTATACCGATTCCAGTGTACCACAACGTCAACCAACAACGGGGAAAGTTTTATGGAGTAGAAGATCCAAGAATAATGCTAGTCAAAAATAAGGAGGGGTATGAAGAGCCATTGATCGTATACAATTCCTTCAATCGCAGTCCACCAAATGCTAACTATTTGGAAGAGATTAAAAATCTTGTAAAACTTGATACTTATAGATCAATTTTTATGGCGTGGATATGGAGAACTCAACTCGGGAAATCCAATGTAGGTCTGCTGCTACCAGATTTGGCAACAACAGACGATCATAAATATGTCAAGGTTAAAGAATTAAGCTTGCCTAATAAAAAGAGGCCTAAAACAGAGAAGAATTGGACACCATTTGTCATATATGAAGATCAGAAAAAACAAGGTTATGATTCCCATCTATATTTCATATATCTGTTTCAAGACTTGTCGATTCTAAAATGTTCGCTTTGGGATGCTGGAAACTGTATTTGGGAGTATCgaatgaataataaaaagacaaaaataTCTGAGCTTCGTGGAGGAACTGAATTAATGAACGTCAACCAACTACTAGACAAATACAATTTTGCTGGTTTGGAAACAGTGAAGGATCAATTCAAAGGTAAAGAAGTTTGGATTAGTTTTGCTCGAGCAGCGTTAAGTAAATGTGGGTGTGGACTGAAAATGTATCGACCGAATTTCACAGTACTAGTGAAACAGGGGGGTAGATTTCAATTGTCTTTTGTGTCGTCGTATATGGATTTTGGTGTGCCAATATTACCGTGGGCTAAAGGAAAAGGGTTATGTAATGGCAAAAACTTACTTATACCAAATGGAATATCTAATTGGGTTTTGGCAAAAGACGAAGGTGGTGGTTTTCAAGATTATATGACTCTTAGTTTGTCGAGATCTGATTCTACAGTTGATATTATACACATGAAGGGAATACTAAAGTCGATATTATCTGAATATTTATTGCAAACAAACAGAGATGTGcttaataataatgctATACATTGTGCTTTACTTGAATCTGAAAGCTATTGTAAAAGTTATGCTGAAAATTATAGAGCCCATTTAAAGCGATGGCAAAATTAG
- a CDS encoding uncharacterized protein (Has domain(s) with predicted N-acetyltransferase activity) produces the protein MTELLSNQFTRNLTIQDFDECIILESKGFPPEQRCSPENCQYRLSVASKFCLGLFETTPLGDSKLIGHILATKISTERITEAGMGKKIEGVENSGHFENSRNIGIHSVVIDPEYRGVHLGHIFLTKYIEYIRQFKLTDKILIINKESLIPFYSKVGFENLGLTDCRFAGLIDYDMVYKLSS, from the coding sequence ATGACAGAACTATTATCCAATCAATTTACTAGGAACTTGACTATCCAAGATTTCGATGAATGTATTATTCTAGAAAGTAAAGGTTTCCCACCAGAACAAAGATGTTCACCAGAAAATTGTCAATATCGATTATCTGTTGCATCAAAATTCTGTTTAGgattatttgaaacaaCTCCACTTGGTGATTCCAAATTAATTGGGCATATATTGGCAACCAAAATTTCTACTGAAAGAATCACTGAAGCTGGAATGGGTAAGAAAATCGAAGGTGTTGAGAATTCTGGTCACTTTGAAAATTCAAGGAATATAGGTATTCATTCGGTTGTGATTGACCCTGAATATAGAGGTGTTCATCTTGGTCATATTTTCCTAACTAAATATATCGAGTATATTCGTCAATTTAAATTGACAGATAAAATATTAATCATTAATAAAGAATCTTTGATACCATTTTATCTGAAGGTgggatttgaaaatttagGACTTACTGATTGTCGTTTTGCTGGTTTAATTGACTACGATATGGTTTACAAATTGTCCTCATAG
- the REX2 gene encoding Rex2p (Putative 3'-5' RNA exonuclease with a predicted role in 3'-end processing of U4 and U5 snRNAs, 5S and 5.8S rRNAs; rat catheter biofilm induced) produces the protein MQEPPIKKTKLDLMQSFLKEKPQIPKKPLVWVDCEMTGLDVFGDDNIIEICCIITNEDLDIVDENGYESTIYYPKSRLDKMNEWCIETHGKSGLTDKILANPDRKLSVVEDELLEYIKKYVPEVRTGLLAGNSVHMDRFFMMKEFPKVIDHLHYRNVDVSSIMEFGYRHNPKLMKMFPKKTGAHTAKSDILESIEQLKWYRKYYFKSEEETKETIESLSSELPEEETKDTSTKTNKE, from the coding sequence ATGCAAGAGCCACCTATCAAAAAGAcaaaattggatttaatGCAACTGTTTCTTAAGGAAAAACCACAAATACCGAAAAAGCCATTGGTATGGGTTGATTGTGAGATGACAGGATTAGATGTATTTGgtgatgataatattaTAGAAATATGTTGTATAATCACTAATGAAGACcttgatattgttgatgaaaatggGTATGAAAGTACTATTTATTATCCAAAATCAAGGTTGGAtaaaatgaatgaatggTGTATTGAAACTCATGGTAAATCAGGATTAACAGACAAAATCTTAGCTAATCCTGATAGAAAACTTTCTGTTGTCGAAGATGAATTATTGGAGTATATAAAGAAATATGTTCCTGAAGTAAGAACTGGTTTATTGGCGGGGAATTCTGTTCATATGGATAGATTCTTTATGATGAAAGAGTTCCCAAAAGTTATTGACCATTTACATTATAGAAATGTCGATGTGTCTAGTATAATGGAATTTGGATATAGACATAATCctaaattaatgaaaatgtttCCAAAGAAGACTGGAGCTCACACTGCAAAATCGGATATCTTGGAGAGTATTGAACAACTAAAATGGTATAGAAAGTATTATTTTAAGCTGGAAGAAGAGACGAAAGAAACTATTGAAAGCTTGTCACTGGAATTACCAGAAGAGGAAACCAAAGATACCAGCACTAAAACCAATAAAGAATAA